AGCCAATATCAGTCCACAGGACCTTACGATCGTCATGCCCAATAGTAGTATGATAGCATGGTCAAGCCGACACAAGAAGCcgaagtacggagtaggttaCCCGAAACATTTCGCAGACGTACACTACATGAGTCTGCGAGCAATGAAGAAACCATCCCGTTGCTTTCTCATGAAGAATTCCTTGTCTCACCGGCCCAATCCCCACCTCCTGAGATCTCAGCCTACTCTATGCTATTTTGGTGTGAACTGGCGTTGTTTCAGCCATGCTCTGGCTCTGTTCTTTCGACCGGGGTCTGCCGAGAAAGTTTTCGGAGTTGCTTCCTGGAAGTTTCTTTTTTGCTCAAGACCCTGCGCACTGAtattttttttcccatcgttttatattaataagattCTcataatgataataatattattattattttacTAAATCGATCTTGTCATTTGAAGACATCTGGATCCTCTGGTAGAATACTACCCTGATCCTTAAAGCGCACAGTCATTATTGTTGTATTTTATATGTCAGCAAAGATCATATAATTTATTATTTTGTAGCCAATATCAATGTAATCTGGGCTTATCCTGACCAGGAAGCAACCCTATTCCATAGTTAGCATCATAACTAATGTTTCCCTTACCCAAAGATCCTTGTCTACTACTTGGTTGGTAGTCTGCTAATTACTTCTCCAATCCTTCTTCGCTTCTTCCTTCCCGCTTCTGTCCTTGTCATATGGTATCGATCTCTTAACCTGTCTTGGGTTAATTTAATAACATGTTCGATCGTCCAGTACTTAAATCCTCCACGTTCCCTTGAGCAGCAAATCACAGACCTCGGCAACTAGGTACACATTTCGGCTGCCTATCCGTGGATCAATTGGATGGCCTCATCTGTGACAACCACCACTGACTACCTATTGGACTTCTCCCCGCAGTCTGTCATCCTATCAACTTGAACACCGAATAGCCATAACGTCTGCCCTTCCGCGCCAACTCTAATCTTGCACCTATTTCCAAGGAACTGGTTGTCTTTATTATTTGACAGTGGGAGATACATTTATTTAATTGCCGTTGCACACGTCTACACTCTTTCGCCACCACAGCCAGCTTGACCTTTGTCAACTTCCTTTTTTGACTGACAGTCCTTTTTTTTAacttttcttctgctccttttACAACAACTATCATTATTTATTATGATTTGCGTGGATTGCTCTTAACTCTCTTACCCTCAGTGTTGTCTCAGCCCACCCTTTCCGCCTTCAGGAATAAACTTCATATACATTACCAAGCTTTCGCTCTATAAGctttccatcatcaacctgtCTCTAGAGTTGGCTTCCCCTCGGTGCAGCCAAGTCAACCCAACTGACGCCACTTTGAGCGTGGGCGACACACACACACTTTTCCAAGCAAGACGCGGCACCAACTCCCCTGATGAACTGGCTTTTCATGTTGCGATTTAGGAACCATGCAGACGCATTATTACCGCTCTCCGGCTAGCCCAAATCATCAGAGTGGTCGTTATGAGTTACCTCCAGTACAGTCAGTGACCTCTCCTTCTGGTCCTTTCCCACAGGGAACTTCCGCGGGGTTGTGTTCCGCTCCGCCGAGCAGGCCCGGCAGCGGACTGAGAATGGCTCAGCTGTTACAGCCTTTGGGACAACCACCCTCGACAACTTCAACATACACTCGTTCCTATGAGTCTAGCGGTTCCCCCGCCGAAGTTCCTCCAATCCGTTCGGATGTCTCTTCGCTCAATGGATCTGTATCTGGGGGCTCAACTCTTCCACCTGCATCTGCGGtggggcagcagcagcagcagccaccaccaccaccaccaccgcagcaacatcatcatagtcaccaccatcaacagGGTCATCTACATCAGAAAAGGGCGTATCGCCAAAGGCGGAAGGATCCGAGCTGCGATGCTTGTCGCGAGCGGAAAGTTAAGGTAATTACTATTCGTGCAAGTCCAATGACCATAGATTGATTGACCCTGTCTTGTCTAGTGTGATGCGTCAGAATCGACCAGTTGTACGGAATGTACCAATCGAAAAGTGCGATGCCAGTTCACCAAGGAAACCAATAGACGCATGTCTTCTATCAAGTTCGTGGCTACGGCGATCTCTTCCATCCGGAAAAGTCCTGCGATTCTAACGTGCAAGTAGACAAGTGCAGGATTTGGAAAAACAGCTTTCATCGACCAAACAGCAACTTCAGCAACTGCGAGCGGGTATGCTGAGGTCTGATAATCTTATGGATTTGGAAATCGATGGCACTGGACAACCGCAATTGAAGCTGCCGGACATCGGGTATCGTCCCTCCAGAAGACCAAAAGCGCCAGTGTTGCAGGATCTCAGCGAGGCTCGAGTCAATCTGCGAAAGTACGGACGAGGGATTCTCAAGGTACCTAGCCCGTATCGTCAGCCCGGCCCTAAGTCGCTTTTAACTGCTGATCCACCTCGACTCCCTCCGAAAGACGTCGCGAATCACCTCCTCGCACAGTATTATTCGTGCATTCATTGTGTTCTACCAATCATCCACTGGCCCAGCTTCATGGTTGAATACGAGAATGTATACCGCAATGGATCCCTTGTGGGTGTTCCTCGGGAATGGGCCGCAGTTCTCTTCGGTGTGTTTGCCTGCGGATCTCTGCACACATTGGATCGgaatagagaagaggaggggaaagagTTCATCAAAACCTCTTGCGGGGTCATTGATGTCTGGCAAGATAACTTCACACTTGATCAAGCCAGATGTGCCCTCTTGGTCAGTATATTTCTTTACGAAGTCAATTCGAAATCAGCGAGCTGGGTATGGATTGGATCTGCGGTGAGGATTGCGCAGGAGTTAGGCCTCCATATTGAATCCGGTCCGTGGCCAGTTGTTGAGAGGGAAATGAGAAGACGTGTGTGGTGGGGGATGTACGCGTGGGACAGGTTTGTCTTTGGGAATGATTTCTTTACAGGCAACAATGCTCATTATTCTCTAGGCTTCTTGCGCTGGAGATGGGGAAGCCGGTTTTGATCAACGACCAAGATTGCGACGTTGATCTTCCTTGTCCGTTTGACGAGCAATACATAGCAGAGGGTGCTTGCGTACCCGAAGGCCAGCAGACCACTCCACTTCTGGCCACCATCCACGTCGTCCGCTCCATTGGCCAGTTGACTCGGACGTTACGAAGCTACAGCGTTTCCACCGGAACTCTTGAGACTTTTGAACGACACTTCAGCGCTTGCCTTGCAACCTTTCCTCCCCAATACCATCCGAAGTCCGATTTACCCCTCGATCCGCGCTCTCTTGCCCCGATTGGCTACCTTCAGAACGCTCGCCTCATTCTCCACCGTCATAACATATCTCCCTTTTGCTCTCCCGACGTACGATCGGCGGCTTTGGATTACAGCATTTCAATAGCAAAAGATACTGCCCATCTCCTTTCCCGTTGCATGCGCTATGCCTCGAGTACAGGGAACGATGACTGGCGGCCATTATTTGCATCATCGGCCGGGACGATGCTATGTACACATATTTGGCGTTGTTCGCTCTTGCTTTTGTTTCGCCAGGAATTTGCTGCGGCATTGGTGTGTGTTCAGGCTAGCGCTGTGGTGGGGGATTCGCACACCGTCAACGCAGCCTGTGGACGGTacatcgccttcttcctcagatGCCTGCTGGAACGGTTGCGCCGGGGCGATGCAGCCATTCTGGAGCGGGACGAAGAAATGATGGCGTATGTGTCCGGTGACATGCAAGGAACCAGTGACGGCAGCTGGGTATGGGAAGGCAGTGAGACCGGTTCTCAGCTAGAGGCCATGTCCCCAAAATACGACAGCCCAGCATCGTTCACCCACGCAGTTGCCCGGAATGGTTGGCCTCACGGTGAAGGTTCAGAGATTGCTTGGGAGGGCTGGGAGTGGGTCGAGCGAACGGTCGAATATCTcttgaaggagaagcagcagcagcagcagcagcaagagtACGAGCGGCGGGATGTTCCACTGGCGGCGAAGCCAACCGAGCCGGCACTTCTCAAAACGGAGCAAACAGAGCCAGCACCAGCGAAAGAAATGAACTCGGTTCAGTCACGGATGACGATTGCGAGCATCATCTGATTTGTTCAAGACTGCATGTCAGAAAGGCTATGAGAGCGCGCTTGTATGAAGCGTCGCCAAGGGACTCGAGCTCAATCTCCACGTACACACTGCCTTCCCGAGCAGTCGCTCCGCGACAGCAGGAGCGAGGTACGGAATGGGGGCAGAAAATCTACTTCCGAATGGATCTTGTCGGTGCCTTTGTATTACCTTCGCCAGTAGTAAGACTGGATTGAGGGTTTGGGCCACATCCGGGACGAGATAATGGTTTATGACTGTTTTTTGCTTATATGCTTGCCTATGTATACATACAGTACAATATCCTAATGTCCATGCAGATAGTAACATCTATAGAATTATACCATCAACCGGGTCATAACGGTTGACAGGTCTGTTCATCATTGCTGCTGACCAAAAAGCGGAAATATCTTCTTGCAGAAACAAGAACaagtagaagaagaggaatctACGTCTCCAAATTGATACTGCGTCCAAACCGCGCGTACAGAGTAAccttgagctgctgcagctcctcaCGTACATCTCCCAaagtctcctccagcctgGACACCTCCAAATCAATCTGCTCGGTCGACGACGCCAGAAGAGACTGCGCGTCTGCCAGAggcagctggaagaaggcgtCGCCAATCTTGTACCTGCTATGCGTCAGCAACATCCAGCCTGACGGTGTACATGAATAAAGCAGAACACTAGAGGAAAGATACATACGGGACTAattcatcctcatccgccAACTCGAGCTCAGTCGAGATCTCCTCTAGatcctccttgtctttctAATTTACGTAGCATCAGTATCGCCAATTGGGGCCAATGGCATCCCCAGACTCGGAGAATGAGCGTGAGCGGGAGTGTAGACGTACCTGCTTCGCCTTGAGTTGCTCCTCGAGCACAGACGCGCGCTGATGAAGACGGCTGAACCGATTGATCTTCTCTTGGTCTTCGCGCCGGACTTCGTTTTCTTCGCCGCCCACTGTggcttcgtcttctttgCTGAGCTGGGGAGCGTTAGGTTTGGCTTCTACGGTTGGGAATGGGGGTGGGGTTAGGAATCTCTTTTTTAAGACATACCATGCGGTGACTCATCATTTTGTTGATGGCTTTAGGGTTTAAGTGAGGGTTGAGAGCTTTGTGGCGATGGGCTTAATGGGCTTGAGTATCTGATTCTTGGTGGATTTGGAGACTGATTTGACTGTGGTGGGAGGTGGTCCGTGCGGGGCAGGATACAGCAGCATGGCTGTTCTGTTAGGATGGGACGAGATGAGATGGTACACGGAGGTGTCTATTGTCATGGAGCGGTTGAGGAAAGACAGCGTACTCGGTGAGTATTGCCATATGATCTATATGATTTGTAGCGACTGGTGAAATTAGCTGTGATTCTTGATCTGGACACGTGCTGCATCACTGATGCTCAGGAGCTGCGATTGCGTCCATTGTAGTGCAGAGTCTACTCATAGTTTCGAGGGCCATAGAAATGAAATACCGGTAGATACGTCTAGGACGCAGCAGAGTTACTAAACTGGCTATAGACTTCTCTAGTATTCTTGTCTGGTAGGAGAGAGATTGTCGATGCAAGTGGACGACAACAGTCGGGTGACATCATAATCTCTCCTCCGCAAGGAGGACCATTTAGAGCTAGATAGAATAGCTGCTTGTTGCCTGCTACGAGGGCATAATCGTTCAGCTCGTTGAGCATCAGTTGTTCTTCATTTCTACCTGAGTGCTGTGGGACGAGGTGATAGGAGCTGTCCTGCAAGGATCGCGGTCGCAATCCGGAGAAACGAATCCCCAACTACAAGCACGAGGTGAACCGCATCCAGCCAGCTAGCACAGCAATCTATCCTTTGATTCCCCTTGACCAATTTCGTCCGCATATATTATCTTCTAGTATACTGCAGCATAAGCACACACTTTTTTCCGATCGTATAATCCAGACAACCGGTCCAAATCGCGTTTTCCGACTCGGTGTCACATTGTTGGTCCGTGACCTCACACTCTGCCTTCAAGACAGGGCATCACCGTTCCTTTAAGCAACAATACCACCCTTGTGCTCTCGCTGAACAGAGGATCCAAAACCGATTATAAACGGCCTCGTCCATCGTGTAAGGCGACACTACGCACTGCATTTCCCTCGCTCGCCCCCTGGTGACATTCTCCCACTATGCGAATACAATCGAGCCTCTCATCGTGGTTCCTCTCCTCCGCTCTCTTCACCGGTCTAGCCTCGGCGTCAGGATCGTTCGACTGCCGTAATATCATCGCAGAGGGGATCAAATACGACCTCTACGGCTTGCACGGCGTGCACACGATCTACCATGTCGACAAGGCGGAAGACTACATCGTGAACACGACCTACGTGCTGGACATCTGCAAGGCGCTCGGCAAGGCCTCGATCCGGGGGGATCTGAAATGCGGGACTTCGAAGAATAGTGCGTGCCATGGCACCTAGGACCTGTTGAATTCAAGGAAAACAATGAATGAGTGCTGACTGTTgttctactctgtagtctgCGGATTCCAGTACAAGTATACCCCCGACGGCTCGGAGGAGATCAGCCATGCCTTCCCCATTGCCGGACTGGACCCCCTGGGTCACGGCAGCAAGGACGCCGAGGTCACGCGGCTGAAGGGAGATGGGCAGGAAGGGCTCCTGGTAAAACTGGCGGGGGGCGAGTACAtcgacaaggacaagaagaagaaggatgcacGGGCGGTGATTGAGTTCCAATGTGATCCCGATCGGTCAGGCCTGGAGGGGTTGTCTtctgtggaggaggaagaggaggaggaggagacgCGCCGGCGGTTGGTGGTGCGGGAGGATGAAGGcgacaagaacaaggagaaggacaaggagaagacGGACCCGAATGACGGGTCGGATCCCTCGCGCAGCTTGCAGTTTGAGAGTTTCGGGCCCGCGGACGACGATGCGTACGTGTTGAAGCTGAAGTGGCGGACACGGTATGCGTGCGACAATTATGTCCGCGATAGGAAGGGCGACGGATCGAGCCATTGGGGGTTCTTTACTTGGTTGATAATCATGTATGTCCATCTTTCTGCCTCCCACCAGTCGAAAGCTAGTGCTAATAATCTacagcctcttcctctgcgTCGCCGCGTACCTTATTTTCGGCTCCTGGCTCAACTACAACCGCTACGGTGCCCGTGGCTGGGACCTCCTCCCGCACGGCGACACCCTCCGTGACATTCCGTATATTTTCCAGGACTGGCTCCGACGGGTCATTAATACGCTCCAAGGGAGCGGGTCGAGAGGCGGTTACAGCGCGGTTTGAGAGGTTAGATCTGTGGCATTTTTGTGGCGGttggcattggcattggcaCATACATATGTCGTGTTCTGACTCTAAGTTTTGGTTTACGGCATGTGTGCGTTCATTTGACGTCCTGAGAAATACTAAGTCGATGGGGATAGATAGCACTGTATGATGAATGAATTCAATTATTTCAGCCTGTGATTACGGAATAGTGCAGTACCCTGACCAGCTATTACGACTATGACCCTGACAAGGGTAGACCCACAGTATGATAATCTCCCTACACTCAAAGACATCAGACGCAAACAAAGAGACGAATCAGAATCAGAGTGAGAAACACGACTAAATATACTCCGTGGAGTACAAAGTATGGAGAACCCCGAAATGGCGTCATCAGAGCTAAgatctcatcatcgtcgtcgttggCATCGTTATGGGAACATGGATCATCGCAGGGCATGTCAAGTGCCAACCTTAAATATTTGCTTAAATCCTCCTCGTTGCAATTTACCcacttctttccttctccattTCTGCAGCGGTGCAAGCCTACACTTTCATGGCGAATTGCTTCAAGTACAGGTAGTCCGGCATGTTGCGGTCGACAGCCTCGCGGATGCGAGCCGCGGCCTCGGGCCCGTACTTTTCACGCCATTCGGTGTCGAATTTCTCTTCGGATTTCGGAGAGTGCTATAAACGGTCAGTTTCTTCGGTTTGCAGGGAATGGTGAGGAAAAAGGGAGTGCTACAGGTTCCTTCGCCATCAGACCCTTCGACTCGATCGCATCGTTGTGGAAACCACGCCATTTCTCGAACGCGTCCCGTGCAATCTTGTGGTCCACGTCGGTGTCCCAGCACAGCATGGAGGGATCATAATCGAGTCCGACACTGCGGCAGAACGCCTCGATCATGGCGGCGGGCTTCTCGAGCATCTCATCTGCGTCGATGACGCAGATCTCCGCGCCAGACTCATGGAGGGCGCCGAGCCCGGGGACAACAGGCTGCGGCTTCTGGTTGTCGGTGAGTTCGTTGGCGTCCTGTTCGCGCGTGGCGACGTGAGGGCCGATCAGGCCCTCGCGGCGCAGGTAGTCGAAGACGCGGCGGACCTCGTCGTATCCGGCTTCGAGGGGGTCGTAGGTGTAAAAGCCGGTGATGTCGTCCAGGGGCGGGATGGTGCAGCGGTAGTAGGAGGGGACACTGAAATGTGGGTCGCGGATGAGGAAGGCGAAGTGGAAGCGCGACAGTAGCTCCTTTGGCATCACGGTGGGATTGCCAGGTTCGGGCTCCGTGTCGTACGGGTAGGGCTCGCTGGCCCGGGACTTGGAGTGACCGTTCTGGCCGGTCTGGTCCTGGCCGTTGCTGCCCTGGTCGACGTGGCCGTTGACCACGCCGTTTTCTTCACCGGTGGTTTGTCCATTGGTGCCGACGCCGCGTTTGATCCTCTTGAGTGAGGGGGCAATGCTGGCAGGCTTCCCGTCGGGAGGCAGAAGGTAGTGGATAATATCCTTGATGAAAACTCTCTTTCCCTGCATCAGGTAAGTAACGTTGCGAAGACTGACGCCTTGTGGATTCAGTTTGTGCATGCGAATCATTACACCCAAAATTCGCGGCCAACATCTTGACAGAGCGTTTTACAGAGAGATTGGAGAGAACCGAGGTGAGTGCAAGTTTTCTCCCGGACATGGCcattgatctcatcatggcgGAATGACCGGGGAAATTACGAGAGGATCGAGAATGAGGTAGAACATAGGAAATCagagaacaaaagaaaagacaagaaaaaaagaaaaagaagaaaagaagactAGGGTCGGACCTCGTTCTCGGCAGCTTCACGCTCGATTCTATCCAGCACCGTCTTGTATGTCGATTCGCTGAACCCACTGTCTAGTCGGGCCTGTTCATCATCGGCGAATCTGGAGCTGAGCCTTTCGGGACCATAGTAAAAGGCATCGCCAAAGGGCTCATGAATACATTGTATAGAATCACGGCGAGTCATAAAGACCTACGATGTACGGATCAGTCCCTTGTTCGGCCAGACCGTGCGTAATGCAAGGAGTAGCAAAAGGGATAGGTAGCACTCACTCTTTCAAAGGCCGTGGAGCATGCTCGAGGATGGGTAGCAACAAAAATAGGTTTCTGCGACATTTCTGATGAGCAGATCTCAATGGAGTCGAAATGACAACCAAGGCAGCAGCCTGTAGTGTAGATATGAGCCAAGTATTACTTCAACCAGGGACTTTTCACCACTGGTGTAGTAGTCTACTGgtgtccttttcttttccaaTCGTATACTGTATCGAGACAGCAGGGACaatcaaaagaagaagagaagcgGCAACGACAATCCTATCCAACGATCAGATGGGTCAGGTCAGGATGGCGAAGAATGCTtcagatggagaagaagcgggaGTGACCAGAGGACGATGAGCAAGCTTTTATATGCAGAGAGATGGTTGGATATgacaggaggaggagggggaagAGTCGAGtatcctttctttcctttttgaaCCGGAAAAAGTAAATCCCTATTAGCTCAGTGGATCACCAAGTCAATTgtaagaataataatagtaatagGAATGGAACAAGATGGAGATCGTCTGGACGGTTGAACCACGTTTAGCTA
The DNA window shown above is from Aspergillus fumigatus Af293 chromosome 1, whole genome shotgun sequence and carries:
- a CDS encoding transcription factor domain-containing protein: MQTHYYRSPASPNHQSGRYELPPVQSVTSPSGPFPQGTSAGLCSAPPSRPGSGLRMAQLLQPLGQPPSTTSTYTRSYESSGSPAEVPPIRSDVSSLNGSVSGGSTLPPASAVGQQQQQPPPPPPPQQHHHSHHHQQGHLHQKRAYRQRRKDPSCDACRERKVKLSSTKQQLQQLRAGMLRSDNLMDLEIDGTGQPQLKLPDIGYRPSRRPKAPVLQDLSEARVNLRKYGRGILKVPSPYRQPGPKSLLTADPPRLPPKDVANHLLAQYYSCIHCVLPIIHWPSFMVEYENVYRNGSLVGVPREWAAVLFGVFACGSLHTLDRNREEEGKEFIKTSCGVIDVWQDNFTLDQARCALLVSIFLYEVNSKSASWVWIGSAVRIAQELGLHIESGPWPVVEREMRRRVWWGMYAWDRLLALEMGKPVLINDQDCDVDLPCPFDEQYIAEGACVPEGQQTTPLLATIHVVRSIGQLTRTLRSYSVSTGTLETFERHFSACLATFPPQYHPKSDLPLDPRSLAPIGYLQNARLILHRHNISPFCSPDVRSAALDYSISIAKDTAHLLSRCMRYASSTGNDDWRPLFASSAGTMLCTHIWRCSLLLLFRQEFAAALVCVQASAVVGDSHTVNAACGRYIAFFLRCLLERLRRGDAAILERDEEMMAYVSGDMQGTSDGSWVWEGSETGSQLEAMSPKYDSPASFTHAVARNGWPHGEGSEIAWEGWEWVERTVEYLLKEKQQQQQQQEYERRDVPLAAKPTEPALLKTEQTEPAPAKEMNSVQSRMTIASII
- a CDS encoding tubulin-binding prefolding complex subunit GIM3, translating into MMSHRMLSKEDEATVGGEENEVRREDQEKINRFSRLHQRASVLEEQLKAKQKDKEDLEEISTELELADEDELVPYKIGDAFFQLPLADAQSLLASSTEQIDLEVSRLEETLGDVREELQQLKVTLYARFGRSINLET
- a CDS encoding autophagy-related protein 27, with product MRIQSSLSSWFLSSALFTGLASASGSFDCRNIIAEGIKYDLYGLHGVHTIYHVDKAEDYIVNTTYVLDICKALGKASIRGDLKCGTSKNICGFQYKYTPDGSEEISHAFPIAGLDPLGHGSKDAEVTRLKGDGQEGLLVKLAGGEYIDKDKKKKDARAVIEFQCDPDRSGLEGLSSVEEEEEEEETRRRLVVREDEGDKNKEKDKEKTDPNDGSDPSRSLQFESFGPADDDAYVLKLKWRTRYACDNYVRDRKGDGSSHWGFFTWLIIILFLCVAAYLIFGSWLNYNRYGARGWDLLPHGDTLRDIPYIFQDWLRRVINTLQGSGSRGGYSAV